One Oncorhynchus kisutch isolate 150728-3 linkage group LG11, Okis_V2, whole genome shotgun sequence genomic region harbors:
- the LOC109898895 gene encoding uncharacterized protein LOC109898895 isoform X1, with the protein MATEFHNLQELRQSPSLATKVFIQRDYSEGTVCRFQIKFPSELGSRIERTLFEDTVKTLNTYYAEAEKVGGQSYMEGCLACATAYFIFFCMETRYEKLPLCLWLLSPLPHLTTQLPCSGFYSPPLPWIPLRTRLPCSTQLTPTSVSTSVFSATHPSFSRSALHISQCNNKYFGSFIPVSSSESALVFPCVAPLNSTVWPRDEPSRLHYSSPKYCWSRRPI; encoded by the exons tTCCATAACCTTCAGGAGTTGAGGCAGAGTCCGTCTCTAGCCACCAAGGTGTTCATCCAGAGAGACTACAGCGAAGGAACCGTCTGCCGATTTCAGATCAAGTTCCCCTCCGAGCTGGGCAGCagg atcgAGCGGACTCTGTTTGAGGACACAGTAAAGACATTGAACACCTACTATGCAGAGGCAGAGAAGGTCGGAGGCCAGTCCTACATGGAGGGATGTCTGGCGTGCGCTACAGCCTACTTCATCTTCTTCTGTATGGAGACACGCTATGAAAAg TTACcgctctgtctctggctcctgtctcctcttccacatctcaccacccaactACCTTGCTCTGGATTTTACTCACCACCACTGCCTTGGATTCCCCTCAGAACCCGTTTACCCTGTTCTACTCAGCTAACTCCAACCTCCGTCTCTACATCTGTTTTTTCTGCAACTCATCCGAGCTTCTCCAGATCTGCACTCCATATCTCCCAGTGTAACAATAAATattttggttcattcatccctgtttcctcatctgagtctgctcttgtgTTCCCCTGTGTCGCTCCGCTTAACAGTACAGTCTGGCCCAGAGATGAACCCAGCAGACTCCACTACTCTTCACCAAAGTATTGTTGGTCAAGGCGGCCTATTTGA